The following proteins come from a genomic window of Vidua chalybeata isolate OUT-0048 chromosome 2, bVidCha1 merged haplotype, whole genome shotgun sequence:
- the EIF5B gene encoding eukaryotic translation initiation factor 5B isoform X2: MMSAACGRCYFCSILLCSGGKWPQEDHTYEGFFLPFLLSGISAKDDIDIDALAAEIEGAGAAKDQEPQKSKGKKKKEKKKQDFDEDDILKELEELSIEAQGGKVDREQPSTGKVENDNEESISKQDKKRKGKSKKANLENDYDSEEVEDKKSKKPQKAKHDMLSGSDDDDRQTQLKKSKGKTQKSNKKHDLSEDETNIKKSKERGGGVSTGESDDESDEVSQSRKGQKKNQKPKSAPAAESGDDEEEPSFKVKTVAQKKAEKKERERKKREEEKAKLRKQKEKEELEGGKEPAKPKESLKKTEEKASPEVTAISGPGEKGETAAGTEADDNEGDKKKKDKKKKKGEKEEKEKEKKKGPSKATVKAMQEALAKMKEEEERAKREEEERIRRLEELEAKRKEEERLEQERKERKKQKEKERKERLKKEGKLLTKTQREARARAEATLKLLQAQGVEVPSKDSVPKKRPIYEDKKRKKQQQPENKEESVEVTSPAEDAVELETPVKEEAALPVDPESKPVHIEVKEQNEVEDEEEEEDEEEEEEEESEESEDSEGSEDEDEKTSDEREPDSQAIGKQSMEKKPSKEISSDSEYDSDDDRTKEERAYDKAKRRIEKRRAENSKNMNTEKLRAPVICVLGHVDTGKTKILDKLRHTHVQDSEAGGITQQIGATNVPLEAINEQTKMVKNFDRENIKIPGMLIIDTPGHESFSNLRNRGSSLCDIAILVVDIMHGLEPQTIESINLLKSKKCPFIVALNKIDRLYDWKKSPDTDVAITLKKQKKNTKDEFEERAKAIIVEFAKQGLNAALFYENKDPRTFVSLVPTSAHTGDGMGSLIALLVELTQTMLTKRLAECQELRAQVMEVKALPGMGTTIDVILINGRLREGDTIIVPGVEGPIVTQIRGLLLPPPMKELRVKNQYEKHKEVVAAQGVKILGKDLEKTLAGLPLLVAHKEDEVPVLKDELIHELKQTLNAIKLEEKGVYVQASTLGSLEALLEFLKTSEVPYSGINIGPVHKKDVMKASVMLEHDPQYAVILAFDVRIERDAQEMADSLGVRIFSAEIIYHLFDAFTKYRQDYKKQKQEEFKHIAVFPCKLKILPQFIFNSRDPIVMGVVVEAGQVKQGTPMCVPSKNFVEIGIVTSIEINHKPVDVAKKGQEVCVKIEPIPGESPKMYGRHFEATDILVSKISRQSIDALKDWFRDEMQKSDWQLIVELKKVFEII, translated from the exons atgatGTCTGCTGCCTGTGGGCGTTGTTACTTCTGCTCCATCTTGCTTTGCTCCGGAGGAAAGTGGCCACAAGAAG ACCACACATATGAAggctttttccttcccttcctacTGAGTGGAATAAG tgCAAAAGATGATATTGATATTGATGCCCTTGCTGCTGAGATAGAaggtgcaggagctgcaaagGATCAAGAGCCTCAAAAATccaaaggcaaaaagaaaaaagagaagaagaaacaagatTTTGA tGAAGATGATAtcctgaaggagctggaggaactGTCAATAGAGGCACAAGGAGGGAAAGTTGACAGGGAACAGCCTTCTACAGGAAAG GTTGAAAATGATAATGAAGAAAGCATAtcaaaacaagataaaaaaagaaaaggaaagagtaAAAAAGCCAATCTGGAAAATGACTATGACAGTGAGGAAGTGGAAgataaaaaatctaaaaaaccTCAGAAAGCTAAACACGACATGCTTTCTGGCAGTGATGATGATGATCGTCAGACACAGCttaagaaaagcaaagggaaaactCAGAAGTCAAATAAAAAACACGATTTGTCAGAAGATGAAACTAAcattaagaaaagcaaagagcGTGGGGGAGGAGTGTCTACAGGTGAGAGTGATGATGAATCAGATGAGGTTTCCCAGTCTagaaaaggacaaaagaaaaaccaaaagccaaagtctgctcctgctgcagagagtGGGGATGATGAAGAAGAACCTTCATTCAAAGTAAAAACAGTGGCTCagaagaaggcagaaaaaaaagaacgTGAAAGAAAAAAAcgtgaagaagaaaaagccaaattgaggaagcagaaagagaaggaagaattaGAAGGTGGTAAAGAACCAGCAAAGCCAAAGGAATCTctaaaaaaaactgaagagaaagcTTCTCCTGAAGTTACAGCAATCTCTGGCCctggggagaaaggagagactgctgcaggaacagaag CTGATGACAATGAGggggacaaaaagaaaaaagacaagaaaaaaaagaaaggtgagaaagaagaaaaagagaaagagaagaagaagggTCCCAGTAAAGCCACAGTTAAAGCCATGCAAGAGGCCTTGGCTAAAatgaaagaggaggaggaaagggcaaaaagagaggaggaagaacGCATAAGACGACTGGAGGAACTTGAAGCAAAACGCAAAGAGGAG GAACGATTAGagcaagagaggaaagaaaggaagaaacagaaggaaaaagagaggaaggaacgTTTGAAGAAAGAGGGGAAGCTTTTAACAAAAACTCAGCGAGaagccagagccagagcagaggcTACTCTTAAACTACTCCAAGCTCAGG GTGTTGAAGTGCCATCAAAAGACTCTGTGCCAAAGAAGAGGCCAATATAtgaagacaaaaagagaaagaagcagcagcagccagaaaataaagaag AAAGTGTGGAGGTAACTTCCCCAGCTGAAGATGCTGTAGAACTGGAAACACCAGTGAAAGAAGAGGCTGCTCTTCCTGTAGATCCAG agagCAAACCTGTCCATATTGAAGTCAAAGAACAAAATGAAGTggaagatgaagaggaggaagaagatgaagaggaggaagaggaagaagagagtgAAGAATCTGAAGACAGTGAAGGCAGTGAAGATGAGGATGAAAAGACTTCAGATGAGAGAGAGCCAGACTCTCAAGCTATTGGAAAACAATCTATGGAAAAAAAGCCTAGCAAGGAAATTAGCTCTGATTCTGAGTATGACTCTGATGATGACCGCACTAAAGAGGAGCGTGCTTATGACAAAGCTAAACGGAGAATTGAG AAACGACgagctgaaaacagcaaaaatatgaaCACTGAAAAGCTCAGAGCACCAGTTATCTGTGTCCTGGGGCATGTAGACACAGGCAAGACCAAAATTTTAGATAAG cTCCGCCACACTCATGTGCAGGACAGTGAAGCTGGTGGTATCACTCAGCAGATTGGAGCAACTAATGTTCCTCTTGAAGCTATTAATGAACAAACCAAGATGGTGAAAAAT TTTGACAGAGAGAACATAAAAATTCCAGGCATGCTGATAATTGACACTCCAGGACATGAGTCTTTCAG CAATCTAAGAAATAGAGGAAGCTCACTTTGTGATATTGCTATACTTGTAGTTGACATCATGCATGGTTTGGAACCACAGACAATTGAATCAATAAATCTGTTGAAATCAAAGAAATGCCCCTTTATAGTAGCTCTCAACAAG ATTGATAGGTTATATGACTGGAAAAAAAGTCCCGATACAGATGTAGCTATCACcttaaagaagcagaaaaaaaatacgAAAGATGAATTCGAAGAACGTGCAAAAGCTATCATAGTGGAATTTGCAAAACAG GGCTTGAACGCTGCCTTGTTTTATGAGAATAAGGATCCCCGcacttttgtttctcttgtaCCTACCTCTGCTCACACAGGGGATGGCATGGGAAGTCTGATAGCTCTCCTTGTTGAGCTCACGCAAACCATGCTGACCAAGAGACTGGCTGAGTGTCAGGAGCTGAGAGCTCAAGTCATGGAG GTTAAAGCACTGCCAGGCATGGGCACTACCATAGATGTTATTCTGATTAATGGACGTCTGAGAGAAGGAGACACCATTATTGTTCCTGGGGTAGAAGGTCCTATCGTGACTCAGATTAGAggtctgctgctgcctcctcctaTGAAGGAGCTACGAGTTAAG AACCAGTATGAAAAGCACAAAGAGGTTGTTGCTGCTCAAGGTGTGAAGATTCTTGGGAAAGATTTGGAAAAAACCTTGGCTGGTTTGCCATTGCTTGTAGCTCATAAAGAAGATGAAGTCCCAGTTCTCAAG gATGAACTAATACATGAACTGAAGCAAACACTGAATGCAATCAAATTAGAAGAGAAAGGTGTTTATGTCCAGGCTTCTACTTTAGGCTCTTTAGAGGCATTACTTGAATTTCTTAAAACATCAGAAGTGCCA TATTCAGGAATTAATATAGGTCCTGTCCATAAAAAAGATGTTATGAAGGCATCAGTTATGTTGGAGCATGACCCACA GTACGCCGTCATTCTGGCATTCGATGTGAGGATTGAACGTGACGCACAGGAGATGGCTGATAGCTTAGGAGTTCGGATCTTTAgtgctgaaataatttatcaCTTATTTGATGCCTTCACAAAATACAGACAAGATtacaaaaaacagaaacaagaggAATTCAA GCATATAGCAGTGTTTCCATGCAAGTTGAAAATACTCCCTCAGTTCATTTTCAATTCTCGTGACCCAATAGTGATGGGTGTTGTGGTGGAGGCCGGCCAGGTGAAGCAGGGGACTCCCATGTGTGTACCTAGCAAAAAT TTTGTTGAAATTGGAATAGTTACAAGTATTGAAATAAACCACAAACCGGTGGATGTTGCAAAGAAAGGCCAAGAAGTTTGTGTTAAAATAGAACCTATTCCTGGGGAATCACCTAAAATGTATGGACGACATTTTGAAGCAACAGATATCCTCGTCAGCAAG ATCAGCCGTCAGTCCATCGATGCTCTGAAGGACTGGTTCAGGGATGAGATGCAGAAGTCTGACTGGCAGCTTATAGTAGAACTGAAGAAAGTGTTCGAAATCATCTAG
- the EIF5B gene encoding eukaryotic translation initiation factor 5B isoform X1, whose protein sequence is MMSAACGRCYFCSILLCSGGKWPQEDHTYEGFFLPFLLSGISAKDDIDIDALAAEIEGAGAAKDQEPQKSKGKKKKEKKKQDFDEDDILKELEELSIEAQGGKVDREQPSTGKVENDNEESISKQDKKRKGKSKKANLENDYDSEEVEDKKSKKPQKAKHDMLSGSDDDDRQTQLKKSKGKTQKSNKKHDLSEDETNIKKSKERGGGVSTGESDDESDEVSQSRKGQKKNQKPKSAPAAESGDDEEEPSFKVKTVAQKKAEKKERERKKREEEKAKLRKQKEKEELEGGKEPAKPKESLKKTEEKASPEVTAISGPGEKGETAAGTEADDNEGDKKKKDKKKKKGEKEEKEKEKKKGPSKATVKAMQEALAKMKEEEERAKREEEERIRRLEELEAKRKEEERLEQERKERKKQKEKERKERLKKEGKLLTKTQREARARAEATLKLLQAQGVEVPSKDSVPKKRPIYEDKKRKKQQQPENKEESVEVTSPAEDAVELETPVKEEAALPVDPEEKEEEDETEDAGLDDWEAMVSDEDGEKESKPVHIEVKEQNEVEDEEEEEDEEEEEEEESEESEDSEGSEDEDEKTSDEREPDSQAIGKQSMEKKPSKEISSDSEYDSDDDRTKEERAYDKAKRRIEKRRAENSKNMNTEKLRAPVICVLGHVDTGKTKILDKLRHTHVQDSEAGGITQQIGATNVPLEAINEQTKMVKNFDRENIKIPGMLIIDTPGHESFSNLRNRGSSLCDIAILVVDIMHGLEPQTIESINLLKSKKCPFIVALNKIDRLYDWKKSPDTDVAITLKKQKKNTKDEFEERAKAIIVEFAKQGLNAALFYENKDPRTFVSLVPTSAHTGDGMGSLIALLVELTQTMLTKRLAECQELRAQVMEVKALPGMGTTIDVILINGRLREGDTIIVPGVEGPIVTQIRGLLLPPPMKELRVKNQYEKHKEVVAAQGVKILGKDLEKTLAGLPLLVAHKEDEVPVLKDELIHELKQTLNAIKLEEKGVYVQASTLGSLEALLEFLKTSEVPYSGINIGPVHKKDVMKASVMLEHDPQYAVILAFDVRIERDAQEMADSLGVRIFSAEIIYHLFDAFTKYRQDYKKQKQEEFKHIAVFPCKLKILPQFIFNSRDPIVMGVVVEAGQVKQGTPMCVPSKNFVEIGIVTSIEINHKPVDVAKKGQEVCVKIEPIPGESPKMYGRHFEATDILVSKISRQSIDALKDWFRDEMQKSDWQLIVELKKVFEII, encoded by the exons atgatGTCTGCTGCCTGTGGGCGTTGTTACTTCTGCTCCATCTTGCTTTGCTCCGGAGGAAAGTGGCCACAAGAAG ACCACACATATGAAggctttttccttcccttcctacTGAGTGGAATAAG tgCAAAAGATGATATTGATATTGATGCCCTTGCTGCTGAGATAGAaggtgcaggagctgcaaagGATCAAGAGCCTCAAAAATccaaaggcaaaaagaaaaaagagaagaagaaacaagatTTTGA tGAAGATGATAtcctgaaggagctggaggaactGTCAATAGAGGCACAAGGAGGGAAAGTTGACAGGGAACAGCCTTCTACAGGAAAG GTTGAAAATGATAATGAAGAAAGCATAtcaaaacaagataaaaaaagaaaaggaaagagtaAAAAAGCCAATCTGGAAAATGACTATGACAGTGAGGAAGTGGAAgataaaaaatctaaaaaaccTCAGAAAGCTAAACACGACATGCTTTCTGGCAGTGATGATGATGATCGTCAGACACAGCttaagaaaagcaaagggaaaactCAGAAGTCAAATAAAAAACACGATTTGTCAGAAGATGAAACTAAcattaagaaaagcaaagagcGTGGGGGAGGAGTGTCTACAGGTGAGAGTGATGATGAATCAGATGAGGTTTCCCAGTCTagaaaaggacaaaagaaaaaccaaaagccaaagtctgctcctgctgcagagagtGGGGATGATGAAGAAGAACCTTCATTCAAAGTAAAAACAGTGGCTCagaagaaggcagaaaaaaaagaacgTGAAAGAAAAAAAcgtgaagaagaaaaagccaaattgaggaagcagaaagagaaggaagaattaGAAGGTGGTAAAGAACCAGCAAAGCCAAAGGAATCTctaaaaaaaactgaagagaaagcTTCTCCTGAAGTTACAGCAATCTCTGGCCctggggagaaaggagagactgctgcaggaacagaag CTGATGACAATGAGggggacaaaaagaaaaaagacaagaaaaaaaagaaaggtgagaaagaagaaaaagagaaagagaagaagaagggTCCCAGTAAAGCCACAGTTAAAGCCATGCAAGAGGCCTTGGCTAAAatgaaagaggaggaggaaagggcaaaaagagaggaggaagaacGCATAAGACGACTGGAGGAACTTGAAGCAAAACGCAAAGAGGAG GAACGATTAGagcaagagaggaaagaaaggaagaaacagaaggaaaaagagaggaaggaacgTTTGAAGAAAGAGGGGAAGCTTTTAACAAAAACTCAGCGAGaagccagagccagagcagaggcTACTCTTAAACTACTCCAAGCTCAGG GTGTTGAAGTGCCATCAAAAGACTCTGTGCCAAAGAAGAGGCCAATATAtgaagacaaaaagagaaagaagcagcagcagccagaaaataaagaag AAAGTGTGGAGGTAACTTCCCCAGCTGAAGATGCTGTAGAACTGGAAACACCAGTGAAAGAAGAGGCTGCTCTTCCTGTAGATCCAG aagaaaaggaggaagaagatgaaACAGAAGATGCAGGTCTGGATGACTGGGAAGCTATGGTTAGTGATGAAGATGGAGAGAAAG agagCAAACCTGTCCATATTGAAGTCAAAGAACAAAATGAAGTggaagatgaagaggaggaagaagatgaagaggaggaagaggaagaagagagtgAAGAATCTGAAGACAGTGAAGGCAGTGAAGATGAGGATGAAAAGACTTCAGATGAGAGAGAGCCAGACTCTCAAGCTATTGGAAAACAATCTATGGAAAAAAAGCCTAGCAAGGAAATTAGCTCTGATTCTGAGTATGACTCTGATGATGACCGCACTAAAGAGGAGCGTGCTTATGACAAAGCTAAACGGAGAATTGAG AAACGACgagctgaaaacagcaaaaatatgaaCACTGAAAAGCTCAGAGCACCAGTTATCTGTGTCCTGGGGCATGTAGACACAGGCAAGACCAAAATTTTAGATAAG cTCCGCCACACTCATGTGCAGGACAGTGAAGCTGGTGGTATCACTCAGCAGATTGGAGCAACTAATGTTCCTCTTGAAGCTATTAATGAACAAACCAAGATGGTGAAAAAT TTTGACAGAGAGAACATAAAAATTCCAGGCATGCTGATAATTGACACTCCAGGACATGAGTCTTTCAG CAATCTAAGAAATAGAGGAAGCTCACTTTGTGATATTGCTATACTTGTAGTTGACATCATGCATGGTTTGGAACCACAGACAATTGAATCAATAAATCTGTTGAAATCAAAGAAATGCCCCTTTATAGTAGCTCTCAACAAG ATTGATAGGTTATATGACTGGAAAAAAAGTCCCGATACAGATGTAGCTATCACcttaaagaagcagaaaaaaaatacgAAAGATGAATTCGAAGAACGTGCAAAAGCTATCATAGTGGAATTTGCAAAACAG GGCTTGAACGCTGCCTTGTTTTATGAGAATAAGGATCCCCGcacttttgtttctcttgtaCCTACCTCTGCTCACACAGGGGATGGCATGGGAAGTCTGATAGCTCTCCTTGTTGAGCTCACGCAAACCATGCTGACCAAGAGACTGGCTGAGTGTCAGGAGCTGAGAGCTCAAGTCATGGAG GTTAAAGCACTGCCAGGCATGGGCACTACCATAGATGTTATTCTGATTAATGGACGTCTGAGAGAAGGAGACACCATTATTGTTCCTGGGGTAGAAGGTCCTATCGTGACTCAGATTAGAggtctgctgctgcctcctcctaTGAAGGAGCTACGAGTTAAG AACCAGTATGAAAAGCACAAAGAGGTTGTTGCTGCTCAAGGTGTGAAGATTCTTGGGAAAGATTTGGAAAAAACCTTGGCTGGTTTGCCATTGCTTGTAGCTCATAAAGAAGATGAAGTCCCAGTTCTCAAG gATGAACTAATACATGAACTGAAGCAAACACTGAATGCAATCAAATTAGAAGAGAAAGGTGTTTATGTCCAGGCTTCTACTTTAGGCTCTTTAGAGGCATTACTTGAATTTCTTAAAACATCAGAAGTGCCA TATTCAGGAATTAATATAGGTCCTGTCCATAAAAAAGATGTTATGAAGGCATCAGTTATGTTGGAGCATGACCCACA GTACGCCGTCATTCTGGCATTCGATGTGAGGATTGAACGTGACGCACAGGAGATGGCTGATAGCTTAGGAGTTCGGATCTTTAgtgctgaaataatttatcaCTTATTTGATGCCTTCACAAAATACAGACAAGATtacaaaaaacagaaacaagaggAATTCAA GCATATAGCAGTGTTTCCATGCAAGTTGAAAATACTCCCTCAGTTCATTTTCAATTCTCGTGACCCAATAGTGATGGGTGTTGTGGTGGAGGCCGGCCAGGTGAAGCAGGGGACTCCCATGTGTGTACCTAGCAAAAAT TTTGTTGAAATTGGAATAGTTACAAGTATTGAAATAAACCACAAACCGGTGGATGTTGCAAAGAAAGGCCAAGAAGTTTGTGTTAAAATAGAACCTATTCCTGGGGAATCACCTAAAATGTATGGACGACATTTTGAAGCAACAGATATCCTCGTCAGCAAG ATCAGCCGTCAGTCCATCGATGCTCTGAAGGACTGGTTCAGGGATGAGATGCAGAAGTCTGACTGGCAGCTTATAGTAGAACTGAAGAAAGTGTTCGAAATCATCTAG
- the EIF5B gene encoding eukaryotic translation initiation factor 5B isoform X3, with translation MGKKQKNRSEESAKDDIDIDALAAEIEGAGAAKDQEPQKSKGKKKKEKKKQDFDEDDILKELEELSIEAQGGKVDREQPSTGKVENDNEESISKQDKKRKGKSKKANLENDYDSEEVEDKKSKKPQKAKHDMLSGSDDDDRQTQLKKSKGKTQKSNKKHDLSEDETNIKKSKERGGGVSTGESDDESDEVSQSRKGQKKNQKPKSAPAAESGDDEEEPSFKVKTVAQKKAEKKERERKKREEEKAKLRKQKEKEELEGGKEPAKPKESLKKTEEKASPEVTAISGPGEKGETAAGTEADDNEGDKKKKDKKKKKGEKEEKEKEKKKGPSKATVKAMQEALAKMKEEEERAKREEEERIRRLEELEAKRKEEERLEQERKERKKQKEKERKERLKKEGKLLTKTQREARARAEATLKLLQAQGVEVPSKDSVPKKRPIYEDKKRKKQQQPENKEESVEVTSPAEDAVELETPVKEEAALPVDPEEKEEEDETEDAGLDDWEAMVSDEDGEKESKPVHIEVKEQNEVEDEEEEEDEEEEEEEESEESEDSEGSEDEDEKTSDEREPDSQAIGKQSMEKKPSKEISSDSEYDSDDDRTKEERAYDKAKRRIEKRRAENSKNMNTEKLRAPVICVLGHVDTGKTKILDKLRHTHVQDSEAGGITQQIGATNVPLEAINEQTKMVKNFDRENIKIPGMLIIDTPGHESFSNLRNRGSSLCDIAILVVDIMHGLEPQTIESINLLKSKKCPFIVALNKIDRLYDWKKSPDTDVAITLKKQKKNTKDEFEERAKAIIVEFAKQGLNAALFYENKDPRTFVSLVPTSAHTGDGMGSLIALLVELTQTMLTKRLAECQELRAQVMEVKALPGMGTTIDVILINGRLREGDTIIVPGVEGPIVTQIRGLLLPPPMKELRVKNQYEKHKEVVAAQGVKILGKDLEKTLAGLPLLVAHKEDEVPVLKDELIHELKQTLNAIKLEEKGVYVQASTLGSLEALLEFLKTSEVPYSGINIGPVHKKDVMKASVMLEHDPQYAVILAFDVRIERDAQEMADSLGVRIFSAEIIYHLFDAFTKYRQDYKKQKQEEFKHIAVFPCKLKILPQFIFNSRDPIVMGVVVEAGQVKQGTPMCVPSKNFVEIGIVTSIEINHKPVDVAKKGQEVCVKIEPIPGESPKMYGRHFEATDILVSKISRQSIDALKDWFRDEMQKSDWQLIVELKKVFEII, from the exons ATGGGCAAGAAGCAGAAGAACCGGAGCGAGGAGAG tgCAAAAGATGATATTGATATTGATGCCCTTGCTGCTGAGATAGAaggtgcaggagctgcaaagGATCAAGAGCCTCAAAAATccaaaggcaaaaagaaaaaagagaagaagaaacaagatTTTGA tGAAGATGATAtcctgaaggagctggaggaactGTCAATAGAGGCACAAGGAGGGAAAGTTGACAGGGAACAGCCTTCTACAGGAAAG GTTGAAAATGATAATGAAGAAAGCATAtcaaaacaagataaaaaaagaaaaggaaagagtaAAAAAGCCAATCTGGAAAATGACTATGACAGTGAGGAAGTGGAAgataaaaaatctaaaaaaccTCAGAAAGCTAAACACGACATGCTTTCTGGCAGTGATGATGATGATCGTCAGACACAGCttaagaaaagcaaagggaaaactCAGAAGTCAAATAAAAAACACGATTTGTCAGAAGATGAAACTAAcattaagaaaagcaaagagcGTGGGGGAGGAGTGTCTACAGGTGAGAGTGATGATGAATCAGATGAGGTTTCCCAGTCTagaaaaggacaaaagaaaaaccaaaagccaaagtctgctcctgctgcagagagtGGGGATGATGAAGAAGAACCTTCATTCAAAGTAAAAACAGTGGCTCagaagaaggcagaaaaaaaagaacgTGAAAGAAAAAAAcgtgaagaagaaaaagccaaattgaggaagcagaaagagaaggaagaattaGAAGGTGGTAAAGAACCAGCAAAGCCAAAGGAATCTctaaaaaaaactgaagagaaagcTTCTCCTGAAGTTACAGCAATCTCTGGCCctggggagaaaggagagactgctgcaggaacagaag CTGATGACAATGAGggggacaaaaagaaaaaagacaagaaaaaaaagaaaggtgagaaagaagaaaaagagaaagagaagaagaagggTCCCAGTAAAGCCACAGTTAAAGCCATGCAAGAGGCCTTGGCTAAAatgaaagaggaggaggaaagggcaaaaagagaggaggaagaacGCATAAGACGACTGGAGGAACTTGAAGCAAAACGCAAAGAGGAG GAACGATTAGagcaagagaggaaagaaaggaagaaacagaaggaaaaagagaggaaggaacgTTTGAAGAAAGAGGGGAAGCTTTTAACAAAAACTCAGCGAGaagccagagccagagcagaggcTACTCTTAAACTACTCCAAGCTCAGG GTGTTGAAGTGCCATCAAAAGACTCTGTGCCAAAGAAGAGGCCAATATAtgaagacaaaaagagaaagaagcagcagcagccagaaaataaagaag AAAGTGTGGAGGTAACTTCCCCAGCTGAAGATGCTGTAGAACTGGAAACACCAGTGAAAGAAGAGGCTGCTCTTCCTGTAGATCCAG aagaaaaggaggaagaagatgaaACAGAAGATGCAGGTCTGGATGACTGGGAAGCTATGGTTAGTGATGAAGATGGAGAGAAAG agagCAAACCTGTCCATATTGAAGTCAAAGAACAAAATGAAGTggaagatgaagaggaggaagaagatgaagaggaggaagaggaagaagagagtgAAGAATCTGAAGACAGTGAAGGCAGTGAAGATGAGGATGAAAAGACTTCAGATGAGAGAGAGCCAGACTCTCAAGCTATTGGAAAACAATCTATGGAAAAAAAGCCTAGCAAGGAAATTAGCTCTGATTCTGAGTATGACTCTGATGATGACCGCACTAAAGAGGAGCGTGCTTATGACAAAGCTAAACGGAGAATTGAG AAACGACgagctgaaaacagcaaaaatatgaaCACTGAAAAGCTCAGAGCACCAGTTATCTGTGTCCTGGGGCATGTAGACACAGGCAAGACCAAAATTTTAGATAAG cTCCGCCACACTCATGTGCAGGACAGTGAAGCTGGTGGTATCACTCAGCAGATTGGAGCAACTAATGTTCCTCTTGAAGCTATTAATGAACAAACCAAGATGGTGAAAAAT TTTGACAGAGAGAACATAAAAATTCCAGGCATGCTGATAATTGACACTCCAGGACATGAGTCTTTCAG CAATCTAAGAAATAGAGGAAGCTCACTTTGTGATATTGCTATACTTGTAGTTGACATCATGCATGGTTTGGAACCACAGACAATTGAATCAATAAATCTGTTGAAATCAAAGAAATGCCCCTTTATAGTAGCTCTCAACAAG ATTGATAGGTTATATGACTGGAAAAAAAGTCCCGATACAGATGTAGCTATCACcttaaagaagcagaaaaaaaatacgAAAGATGAATTCGAAGAACGTGCAAAAGCTATCATAGTGGAATTTGCAAAACAG GGCTTGAACGCTGCCTTGTTTTATGAGAATAAGGATCCCCGcacttttgtttctcttgtaCCTACCTCTGCTCACACAGGGGATGGCATGGGAAGTCTGATAGCTCTCCTTGTTGAGCTCACGCAAACCATGCTGACCAAGAGACTGGCTGAGTGTCAGGAGCTGAGAGCTCAAGTCATGGAG GTTAAAGCACTGCCAGGCATGGGCACTACCATAGATGTTATTCTGATTAATGGACGTCTGAGAGAAGGAGACACCATTATTGTTCCTGGGGTAGAAGGTCCTATCGTGACTCAGATTAGAggtctgctgctgcctcctcctaTGAAGGAGCTACGAGTTAAG AACCAGTATGAAAAGCACAAAGAGGTTGTTGCTGCTCAAGGTGTGAAGATTCTTGGGAAAGATTTGGAAAAAACCTTGGCTGGTTTGCCATTGCTTGTAGCTCATAAAGAAGATGAAGTCCCAGTTCTCAAG gATGAACTAATACATGAACTGAAGCAAACACTGAATGCAATCAAATTAGAAGAGAAAGGTGTTTATGTCCAGGCTTCTACTTTAGGCTCTTTAGAGGCATTACTTGAATTTCTTAAAACATCAGAAGTGCCA TATTCAGGAATTAATATAGGTCCTGTCCATAAAAAAGATGTTATGAAGGCATCAGTTATGTTGGAGCATGACCCACA GTACGCCGTCATTCTGGCATTCGATGTGAGGATTGAACGTGACGCACAGGAGATGGCTGATAGCTTAGGAGTTCGGATCTTTAgtgctgaaataatttatcaCTTATTTGATGCCTTCACAAAATACAGACAAGATtacaaaaaacagaaacaagaggAATTCAA GCATATAGCAGTGTTTCCATGCAAGTTGAAAATACTCCCTCAGTTCATTTTCAATTCTCGTGACCCAATAGTGATGGGTGTTGTGGTGGAGGCCGGCCAGGTGAAGCAGGGGACTCCCATGTGTGTACCTAGCAAAAAT TTTGTTGAAATTGGAATAGTTACAAGTATTGAAATAAACCACAAACCGGTGGATGTTGCAAAGAAAGGCCAAGAAGTTTGTGTTAAAATAGAACCTATTCCTGGGGAATCACCTAAAATGTATGGACGACATTTTGAAGCAACAGATATCCTCGTCAGCAAG ATCAGCCGTCAGTCCATCGATGCTCTGAAGGACTGGTTCAGGGATGAGATGCAGAAGTCTGACTGGCAGCTTATAGTAGAACTGAAGAAAGTGTTCGAAATCATCTAG